A genomic segment from Brevundimonas mediterranea encodes:
- the lepA gene encoding translation elongation factor 4, with the protein MTTPPISNIRNFSVVAHIDHGKSTLSDRLIQFTGGLTAREMSEQVLDNMDIEKERGITIKAQTVRLNYRAKDGQDYVLNLMDTPGHVDFAYEVSRSLAACEGSLLVVDASQGVEAQTLANVYQAIDNNHEIVPVLNKVDLPAAEPERVRAQIEDVIGIDASEAVLCSAKSGIGIEDVLEAIVTKLPAPKGDPDAPLKAMLVDAWYDPYLGVVVLVRVFDGVLKTGMRVKMMRNGSTHLIDRVGVFLPKNTPVDQLGPGEVGFITAQIKEVAHAAVGDTITDEKKPTAEPLKGFKEVQSVVFCGLFPVDAADFEDLRAAIGKLRLNDASFTYEMESSAALGFGFRCGFLGLLHLEIIQERLSREFNLDLIATAPSVVYKIGLRDGSEIDLHNPADLPDVMQIETISEPWIKATILTPDEYLGSVIKLCQDRRGQQIELSYVGARAMVVYELPLNEVVFDFYDRLKSISKGYASFDYEITEYKVGDLVKMNILVNAEPVDALSMLVHRARAETRGRGMVEKMKELIPPHLFVIPIQAAIGGKIIARETVRALRKDVTSKCYGGDATRKKKLLEKQKAGKKKMRQFGKVEIPQEAFIAALKMDED; encoded by the coding sequence ATGACGACTCCCCCTATCTCGAACATTCGGAACTTCAGCGTGGTCGCGCACATCGACCACGGCAAATCCACCCTGTCCGACCGACTGATCCAGTTCACCGGCGGCCTGACCGCGCGCGAGATGTCCGAGCAGGTGCTCGACAATATGGATATCGAGAAGGAGCGGGGGATTACGATCAAGGCGCAGACGGTGCGCCTGAACTACCGCGCCAAGGACGGGCAGGACTATGTCCTGAACCTGATGGACACGCCGGGGCACGTGGACTTCGCCTATGAGGTGTCGCGCAGCCTGGCGGCGTGCGAGGGCTCGCTGCTGGTCGTGGATGCGTCGCAGGGAGTCGAGGCGCAGACGCTGGCGAACGTCTATCAGGCCATTGATAACAACCACGAGATCGTCCCCGTCCTGAACAAGGTCGATCTGCCGGCCGCCGAGCCCGAGCGGGTCCGCGCCCAGATCGAGGACGTCATCGGCATCGACGCCTCCGAGGCCGTGCTGTGCAGCGCCAAGTCCGGCATCGGCATCGAGGACGTCCTCGAGGCCATCGTCACCAAGCTCCCGGCCCCCAAGGGCGACCCCGACGCCCCGCTGAAGGCCATGCTGGTCGACGCCTGGTACGACCCCTATCTGGGCGTCGTCGTCCTGGTCCGCGTCTTCGACGGCGTGCTGAAGACCGGCATGCGGGTCAAGATGATGCGCAACGGCTCGACCCACCTGATCGACCGCGTCGGCGTCTTCCTGCCCAAGAACACCCCGGTGGACCAGCTCGGCCCCGGCGAGGTCGGCTTCATCACCGCCCAGATCAAGGAAGTCGCCCACGCCGCCGTCGGCGACACCATCACCGACGAGAAGAAGCCGACCGCCGAACCGCTGAAGGGGTTCAAGGAGGTCCAGTCGGTGGTCTTCTGCGGCCTGTTCCCGGTCGACGCCGCTGATTTCGAGGATCTGCGCGCCGCCATCGGCAAGCTGCGGCTGAATGATGCGTCATTCACCTACGAGATGGAATCCAGCGCCGCCCTGGGCTTCGGCTTCCGCTGCGGCTTCCTGGGCCTGCTGCACCTCGAGATCATCCAGGAACGGCTCAGCCGCGAGTTCAACCTTGACCTGATCGCGACCGCCCCGTCGGTGGTCTACAAGATCGGCCTTCGCGACGGCTCCGAGATCGACCTGCACAACCCGGCCGACCTGCCCGACGTGATGCAGATCGAGACCATTTCCGAGCCCTGGATCAAGGCCACCATCCTGACGCCCGACGAATACCTCGGCAGCGTCATCAAACTGTGCCAGGACCGCCGCGGCCAGCAGATCGAACTGTCCTACGTCGGCGCCCGCGCCATGGTGGTCTACGAACTGCCGCTGAACGAGGTGGTGTTCGACTTCTACGACCGTCTGAAGTCGATCTCGAAGGGCTACGCCTCGTTCGACTACGAGATCACCGAATACAAGGTCGGCGACCTGGTGAAGATGAACATCCTGGTCAACGCCGAACCGGTGGACGCCCTGTCCATGCTGGTCCACCGCGCCCGCGCCGAGACGCGCGGCCGGGGCATGGTCGAGAAGATGAAGGAACTGATCCCGCCCCACCTGTTCGTCATCCCGATCCAGGCGGCCATCGGCGGCAAGATCATCGCGCGGGAAACGGTGCGCGCGCTCCGCAAGGACGTGACCTCGAAATGCTACGGCGGCGACGCCACGCGCAAGAAGAAGCTGCTGGAGAAGCAGAAGGCCGGCAAGAAGAAGATGCGTCAGTTCGGCAAGGTCGAAATCCCGCAGGAAGCCTTCATCGCCGCCCTGAAGATGGACGAGGACTAA
- a CDS encoding DUF3883 domain-containing protein codes for MVDQGKYGRDWDEEELDLIVADYFAMLDDAVSGRPLVKLHHAKALSQQIGRTVGSVGQKYGNISAVLTELGMPKLNGFGSRPNYQEAIFSALERHLDQNPAAWDIGMPLRDSLRAQATEQPTYGSGVSEPSTTFEPAPLLMTSAPPLGADRPRRPAGLSRLVRKFDPAARDQRNRQLGLLGEERIFHHERARLIAHDRADLATKVEWTSQERGDGAGYDIRSFDPMDGRERLIEVKATRGGPSTDFFLTRTECEVAQERPDAWRLYRVHSLPVRPEFFVLAPPLETAVVLTPEAWRASF; via the coding sequence TTGGTCGATCAGGGCAAATATGGCCGCGACTGGGATGAGGAGGAGTTAGACCTCATCGTCGCCGACTATTTCGCCATGCTCGACGACGCCGTCTCTGGTCGTCCGCTGGTCAAGTTGCACCATGCCAAGGCCTTGTCACAGCAGATCGGCCGAACCGTCGGCTCGGTCGGTCAGAAGTACGGAAACATCTCCGCCGTCCTGACCGAACTGGGCATGCCCAAGCTGAATGGTTTCGGTAGTCGGCCGAACTACCAAGAGGCCATCTTCTCCGCACTAGAACGCCATCTCGACCAGAATCCAGCCGCTTGGGACATCGGGATGCCATTGCGCGACTCCCTGCGGGCCCAAGCGACCGAACAGCCGACGTATGGAAGCGGAGTGTCGGAGCCCTCGACCACGTTTGAGCCTGCGCCCCTGCTGATGACCTCGGCCCCTCCCCTTGGCGCGGATAGGCCCCGACGACCCGCGGGTCTGTCGCGACTGGTTCGGAAATTCGATCCGGCGGCTCGCGATCAGCGGAACCGGCAGCTTGGCTTGTTAGGCGAAGAGCGCATCTTCCATCACGAACGCGCCCGTCTGATCGCTCATGACCGGGCGGATCTAGCGACGAAGGTTGAATGGACGTCGCAGGAACGCGGAGACGGGGCCGGATACGACATCCGCAGCTTCGACCCCATGGATGGTCGTGAGCGACTGATCGAGGTGAAGGCCACGCGTGGCGGCCCATCGACGGACTTCTTCCTCACGCGAACGGAATGCGAGGTGGCGCAGGAGCGGCCTGACGCGTGGCGGCTTTACCGGGTGCATAGCTTGCCCGTCCGGCCGGAATTCTTCGTCCTCGCGCCGCCGTTGGAAACAGCAGTGGTGCTGACGCCGGAGGCGTGGCGGGCGTCCTTCTGA